In Eschrichtius robustus isolate mEscRob2 chromosome 2, mEscRob2.pri, whole genome shotgun sequence, a single window of DNA contains:
- the CAST gene encoding calpastatin isoform X6: protein MNPTETKAVKTEPEKKSQSTKPSVVHEKKTQEVKPKEHREPKSLPKHSSDTRSKHAYNEKAVSKSSEQPTSEKSTIPKTKSQDTISSGGKSAVTGVAAASGKPVDKNKENKSLKSAVPVESKPSKPSGKSGMGAALDDLIDTLGEPEETKEDNTTYTGPEVLDLMSSTYIEELGKREVTLPPKYRELLNKKEGITGPPPDSLKPLGPDDAIDALSSDFTYSSPAADGKKTKKEKSTGEVLKAQSAEVIKSAAPPKEKKRKVEEDTMSDQALEALSASLGSRKPEPELDLSSIKEVNEAKAKEEKLKKCGEDEETVPPEYRLKPATDKDGKPLLPDVEEKPKPLSESELIDELSEDLDQSKCKEKQSKPTEKTEESQVAAATPVEGAVPRTTLCSVQSVPPPSAAAKGMGPDDAVEALAGSLGKKEAGPEVGKPVEDKVKEKAKEEDREKLGEKEETIPPDYRLEEVKDKDGKPLLPKEPKEPLPLLSEDFLLDALSKEFAVPPSTSSLQLEDAKLSAVISEVVSQTPAPTTHSAGPPPDTPRSDDKELDDALDQLSDSLGQRQPDPDENKPLEDKVKEKVKAEHRDKLGERDDTIPPQYQHLLDDDKEGKSATPPTKKPEASKKPADAQDPIDALSGDFDSGPSTTETSENTAMDKDKKTASSSKAPKNGGKAKDSAKAKEETSKRKADGKSTS from the exons GCTGTAAAAACAGAACCTGAGAAGAAgtcacaatcaactaag CCATCTGTGGTTCAtgagaaaaaaacccaagaagTAAAGCCAAAGGAACACAGAGAG ccAAAAAGCCTACCCAAGCACTCATCAGATACAAGAAGCAAGCATGCTTATAATGAAAAAGCAGTTTCCAAATCAAGTGAGCAGCCAACATCAGAGAAATCAACAATACCAAAG ACTAAGTCACAGGACACAATTTCCAGTGGTGGAAAGAGTGCTGTTACTGGCGTAGCTGCAGCATCTGGCAAACCAGTTGACAAG aataaagaaaataaatcattaaagTCAGCTGTACCAGTTGAATCCAAACCAAGTAAACCCTCTGGAAAG TCAGGCATGGGTGCTGCTTTGGATGACTTAATAGACACTTTAGGAGAACCTGAAGAAACTAAAGAAGATAATACAACATATACTGGACCTGAAGTTTTG GATCTGATGAGTTCTACTTACATAGAGGAATTGGGTAAAAGAGAAGTCACACTTCCTCCAAAATATAGGGAACTTTTAAAT AAAAAAGAAGGGATCACAGGGCCTCCTCCAGACTCTTTG AAACCCCTGGGGCCCGATGATGCCATAGATGCCTTGTCATCAGACTTCACCTACAGTTCTCCTGCGGCTGATGGGAAGAAAACCAAGAAAGAG aagtCTACAGGAGAGGTTTTAAAAGCTCAGTCAGCTGAAGTAATCAAAAGTGCTGCTCCacccaaggagaaaaaaagaaaggtggaagag gACACGATGAGTGATCAGGCACTCGAGGCTCTGTCAGCTTCGCTGGGCAGCCGGAAGCCGGAACCTGAGCTCGACCTCAGCTCCATTAAGGAAGTCAATGAG GCAAAAGCCAAAGAAGAGAAACTAAAGAAGTGTGgtgaagatgaggaaacagtCCCACCAGAGTATAGATTAAAACCAGCCACG gATAAAGATGGAAAACCACTCCTGCCAGATGTTGAAGAAAAACCCAAG CCCCTGAGTGAATCAGAACTCATTGATGAACTTTCAGAAGATCTTGACCAATCTAAGTGTAAAGAAAAACAATCTAAGCCAACTGAAAAAACAGAA GAGTCTCAGGTTGCTGCCGCTACTCCTGTGGAAGGGGCCGTGCCTCGGACCACCTTGTGTTCTGTGCAGTCGGTCCCGCCCCCGTCAGCCGCGGCG AAGGGCATGGGGCCAGATGATGCTGTAGAAGCCTTGGCTGGAAGCCTGGGGAAAAAGGAAGCCGGTCCAGAAGTTGGAAAGCCTGTGGAGGATAAAGTCAAG GAGAAAGCCAAAGAAGAAGATCGTGAAAAACTTggtgaaaaagaagaaacaattccTCCTGATTATAGATTAGAAGAGGTCAAG GATAAAGATGGAAAACCACTACTGCCAAAAGAGCCCAAGGAACCACTCCCA CTCTTGAGTGAAGACTTCCTCCTTGATGCTTTGTCTAAGGAATTCGCCGTTCCCCCAAGCACTTCATCTCTT CAACTTGAAGATGCTAAACTTTCAGCTGTCATCTCTGAAGTGGTTTCCCAAACCCCAGCTCCAACCACCCACTCTGCAGGTCCACCCCCAGACACTCCG CGGAGTGACGACAAAGAACTTGACGATGCCCTGGATCAACTTTCTGACAGTCTCGGGCAAAGACAGCCTGATCCAGATGAGAACAAACCCCTAGAGGATAAAgtcaag GAAAAAGTGAAAGCTGAACACAGAGACAAGCTGGGAGAAAGGGATGACACCATCCCACCTCAATATCAGCATCTCTTGGATGATGACAAGGAG GGCAAATCAGCGACGCCACCTACAAAGAAACCCGAGGCATCAAAG AAACCTGCAGATGCCCAAGACCCCATTGATGCCCTCTCAGGGGACTTTGACAGCGGTCCCTCAACTACAGAAACCTCAGAGAACACAGCAATG